Proteins from a genomic interval of Thunnus thynnus chromosome 5, fThuThy2.1, whole genome shotgun sequence:
- the sigirr gene encoding single Ig IL-1-related receptor yields the protein MAVILVAFIFVFAGLCNRTFLAVGQTCVDEGKFEEQVLYIGQQGPSYQLNCPLKPAQPQFKLSWLKDCRQLDTQDGKAYLTFASLSLEDQGNYTCQQQDNSTASFTVRLIVKESQCSKAPEFQPKVDQTRLQENVGSTVNLNCSALLPWNPSEKQCDTTLQWSKDGQPLSNHTVLWQNISSWSPSAGQLMVSSLLVITLREMEDFGLYSCTVRNVSSDFSVQIISKPSHTAAVIAAVILLLLLAVAAFVYSRCHLNIKLWYRNSYGDFELNDGKLYDAYISYVNNDYDRKFVNFILKPHLENKNTYKLHLNDNDILPGSEPSAELLMNMSRSRRLIVLLSHAYLDQDWCSNNFRQGLLHLLELCQQPIIILLEGQSKRMRPEIKQQLSEHQHCLTILTWRHNSVTPSSVFWKELALAMPRRVVFHSESAGDPQTVLQDDKDPMLTLDPDYLDCRSDTDPAGDLGVRLPVYKALACKAPVLPAAPITVAEPKPLDIDVSDLGSRNYGARSDFYCLVTEDDI from the exons ATGGCTGTGATTTTGGTCGCTTTCATATTTGTGTTCGCCGGTTTATGTAACAGGACTTTCCTCGCTGTCG GTCAGACTTGTGTGGATGAGGGCAAGTTTGAGGAGCAGGTGCTCTACATAGGGCAGCAGGGGCCTTCATATCAACTGAACTGCCCCCTGAAGCCAGCTCAGCCCCAGTTCAAGCTATCCTGGCTGAAGGACTGTCGGCAGCTCGACACTCAGGATGGGAAGGCCTACCTGACGTTTGCCAGCCTCAGTTTGGAAGACCAAGGGAATTACACCTGTCAGCAGCAGGACAACAGCACAGCTTCATTCACTGTGCGTCTCATAGTTAAGG AGTCCCAGTGCTCCAAAGCCCCAGAATTTCAACCTAAAGTGGACCAAACCAGGCTCCAGGAGAATGTAGGATCCACTGTGAATCTgaactgctctgctctgctcccgTGGAACCCAAGTGAGAAGCAATGTGATACCACGCTGCAGTGGAGTAAAGATGGCCAACCTCTCAGCAACCACACAGTGCTTTGGCAGAATATCTCCTCATG GTCCCCAAGTGCCGGCCAGCTGATGGTAAGCAGTCTGTTGGTGATCACCCTCAGGGAGATGGAAGATTTTGGGCTGTACAGCTGCACAGTGAGGAACGTTTCCTCTGACTTCAGCGTACAGATTATAA gcAAACCcagccacacagctgctgttattGCAGccgtcatcctcctcctcctcctggctgTAGCTGCTTTTGTGTACTCCAGGTGTCACTTAAACATCAAACTCTGGTACAGGAACTCATATGGAGACTTTGAACTGAATG ATGGGAAATTATATGATGCCTACATCTCCTATGTGAACAATGACTATGACAGGAAGTTTGTCAACTTTATTCTCAAACCTCACCTGGAGAATAAAAATACGTACAAGTTGCACCTCAATGACAATGATATCCTACCTGGCTCAG AACCTTCTGCAGAGCTGCTAATGAACATGAGTCGCTCTCGGCGTCTAATCGTGTTGCTCTCCCATGCTTACCTTGATCAGGACTGGTGCTCCAACAACTTCAG GCAGGGCCTTCTGCACTTGTTGGAGCTGTGTCAGCAGCCCATCATCATCCTGTTGGAGGGCCAGTCCAAACGCATGAGGCCTGAGATCAAGCAGCAGCTCAGTGAGCACCAGCACTGCCTCACCATACTCACTTGGAGGCACAACTCCGTG ACTCCGTCCTCAGTCTTCTGGAAGGAGCTGGCCTTAGCGATGCCTCGCAGGGTCGTCTTCCACAGTGAGTCTGCAGGCGACCCCCAGACTGTGCTACAGGATGACAAAGACCCCATGCTGACCCTTGACCCCGACTACCTGGACTGCCGCTCAGACACGGACCCTGCTGGAGACCTGG GTGTCCGCCTCCCTGTGTACAAGGCTCTGGCCTGTAAAGCTCCggtcctccctgctgctccaaTCACAGTGGCTGAGCCCAAACCCTTAGACATCGACGTGTCTGATCTGGGATCACGCAACTATGGAGCCCGCTCAGACTTCTACTGCCTGGTCACTGAGGACGACATTTGA
- the pkp3a gene encoding plakophilin-3a → MTMASENVFLSAIQPNSSVTTYGLPSEIQLGDGGFVADEVARARRVQQQVQMRLAEKSTLPRQNGSATQYAMSDYGGSSTMKYQTYNPGYSSKSSYMYSGSKTMGPRITQKSGFSCQSASPVMNQFQKISVGGGGVGGSGGGGTYYREDVRIGGYQGNTRPQNRMDLETASLHSLRQQPMQYPWAVDSSDAGSMVSDRDATYGRQYAQSTMNGYTSQVRQGGGTMRRSLSGTLSRGGGMAGGETEIIQQQHSFKGPAHRTISRINNRNRMSMGSVSGTLQHQMSSGGSIYGGGGDRVDRGFIASGVSSGSQGNLMMQRQSNLSHAMSMKSLHSVGKGVDIYNGQMQIGASMGNLSGINTLDMPTAVQYLREPDAALQVLGAAYIQHECYNDSDAKNEVRHCKGISELVKLFNSENQEVQRYATGATRNLIYENMDNKVTLIEEGGIPQLVEALKDSDDELHKNITGILWNLSSKDNLKEKLAREILPELTEKILIPLSSSGDSGGIQQSPSEADIFYNTTGCLRNLSSNEKTRQQMRETHGLVDSLVDYIKASLDENKTEDKGVENAVCVLRNLSYQLYAEIPPSALLRLEGPTRAQDSGKDSIGCFTPQSRKAKNKKNQDLTTFTEVARVPKGIEWLWHPQIVGLYNRVLHQCEINSTTREAAAGALQNITAGDKRWASVLSRVAVEQERMLPVLLDLLRTNNDLELRSLTGFLRNLSRHARDKSDMATKVVNNLVTKLPEDGRQKEPSSEVVVNICGVLNNLVTSTSVAARDITFFDGLTKLVAIKNCHDNSTAKIKAAKAAATVLSNMFQYKKLHKDYKQKGFTRPDFADTTM, encoded by the exons ACTATGGCGGTTCTTCAACTATGAAATATCAGACCTATAATCCAGGTTACAGCTCTAAATCATCCTACATGTACTCAGGCTCCAAAACAATG gGTCCACGAATAACCCAGAAGTCAGGCTTCAGCTGCCAGTCTGCTAGCCCGGTCATGAACCAGTTCCAGAAGATCAGTGTAGGGGGTGGAGGAGTTGGTGGTAGCGGTGGTGGTGGGACTTATTACCGAGAAGACGTACGCATAGGTGGCTACCAAGGGAACACCAGGCCGCAGAACCGAATGGACCTGGAAACCGCCTCCCTGCATTCACTCCGGCAGCAGCCAATGCAGTATCCCTGGGCGGTCGATAGCAGCGATGCTGGCAGCATGGTCTCCGACCGGGACGCCACCTACGGGCGCCAGTACGCCCAGAGCACAATGAATGGCTACACCAGCCAGGTGAGACAAGGAGGAGGCACAATGCGCCGATCTCTCAGTGGCACTCTCTCCCGTGGCGGAGGGAtggcaggaggagagacagagattaTCCAGCAGCAACATTCCTTCAAAGGCCCAGCCCACCGCACCATTAGCAGGATTAACAACCGAAACCGGATGAGCATGGGCTCCGTGTCTGGGACCCTGCAGCACCAGATGTCGTCAGGTGGGAGCATctatggaggaggaggagacagagtgGACAGAGGGTTCATCGCATCTGGAGTGTCCTCTGGTTCCCAGGGGAACCTAATGATGCAGCGTCAGAGTAACCTGTCACATGCCATGTCCATGAAAAGCTTACACAGTGTGGGCAAAGGTGTGGACATTTACAATGGGCAGATGCAGATAGGAGCCAGCATGGGCAACCTCAGCGG GATCAACACCTTGGACATGCCCACAGCAGTGCAGTACCTGAGAGAGCCTGATGCTGCTCTGCAGGTCCTGGGGGCTGCATACATTCAACATGAGTGTTACAATGACAGCGATGCCAAAAATGAG GTTCGTCACTGCAAGGGCATCAGCGAGCTGGTGAAGCTGTTCAACTCCGAAAACCAGGAAGTGCAGCGTTATGCCACTGGTGCCACACGCAACCTTATCTATGAGAATATGGACAACAAGGTGACCCTGATCGAGGAGGGCGGCATCCCTCAGCTTGTGGAAGCACTTAAGGACTCTGATGATGAGCTCCACAAGAACATCACTG gtaTCTTGTGGAACCTTTCATCCAAAGACAACCTGAAGGAGAAACTGGCCAGAGAGATACTTCCTGAACTGACAGAGAAGATCCTCATTCCTCTGTCAAGCAGCGGAGACTCCGGGGGCATCCAGCAGTCGCCCTCCGAGGCAGACATCTTCTACAACACCACAGGATGCCTCAG gAATCTGAGTTCAAATGAGAAGACCCGTCAGCAGATGAGAGAAACACACGGACTGGTGGATTCTTTGGTGGACTACATCAAGGCCTCGCTAGATGAGAACAAGACAGAAGACAAG gGGGTGGAAAATGCAGTGTGTGTCTTGAGGAACCTCTCCTACCAGCTCTACGCTGAGATACCTCCATCTGCTCTGCTCCGCCTGGAAGGACCAACCAGAGCTCAAGACTCAGGGAAGGACTCCATCGGTTGCTTTACACCTCAGAGCAGGAAAGCCAAAAAT AAGAAGAACCAGGATCTCACTACTTTCACCGAGGTTGCTCGCGTGCCAAAGGGGATTGAGTGGCTGTGGCACCCTCAGATAGTGGGGCTGTACAACCGCGTGCTGCATCAGTGTGAGATCAACTCCACCACCCGCGAGGCGGCTGCTGGAGCCCTGCAGAACATCACAGCTGGAGACAAGAGG TGGGCTTCAGTGCTGAGCCGGGTGGCTGTGGAGCAGGAGCGCATGCTGCCAGTGCTGCTGGACCTGCTGCGTACCAACAATGACCTGGAGCTGCGTTCCCTCACAGGCTTCCTCCGAAATCTGTCTCGCCATGCCAGAGATAAGAGTGACATGG CTACAAAGGTGGTGAACAACCTTGTGACCAAGCTGCCCGAGGATGGACGTCAGAAGGAGCCCTCGAGCGAGGTGGTGGTCAACATCTGTGGCGTTCTCAATAACTTAGTGACCAGCACCTCCGTAGCTGCCAGAGACATCACCTTCTTCGATGGCCTGACAAAACTGGTCGCCATCAAGAACTGTCACGACAACAG CACTGCGAAGATAAAAGCAGCCAAAGCAGCAGCCACAGTTCTCAGCAACATGTTCCAGTACAAGAAACTGCACAAAGACTACAAACAG AAAGGGTTTACAAGACCGGATTTTGCCGATACGACAATGTAA
- the LOC137183148 gene encoding anoctamin-9 isoform X2 — protein sequence MGVVRENGNEQTSLPPVLTPLSYDYVLVAKTSDKQEREAFKKQTEYIEELKKKNLKVTKIIDDDLVFYGIQAPKEIFEKYRYLLKVSDACNWSSDQNIVPLSTRIRIVHFILNHTPIRTGEGLRDLMKLKVFEARFCLHEKKKQRELKESWARWTACLQGQPINAVRNYFGEKVALYYLWLGWYTFLLIPPALIGVIVFLYGLAFFNSSPLIKEVCEANTVMCPLCDKRCKVWQLSDTCTYAKVSLLFDNNGTVLFAMFMAVWATLFLEFWKRHRASYVCEWKVSDWCEEEEELILEIVNNANCEPKKYKHSYLRSTLVLICVTVMILVIIGLTHALVVFRVIAAVLLTEGSWEFLRNHSNSGAMMLGAVFHYFIITVMTRVNRIVAMKLCEIEKTRSFAATEKSFTVKMFTFQFFTYFSSLFYVAFFLGRINGHPGGYVRIAGKWRLEECHPSGCLTDLFIQMAIIMVLKQTISNVFEFTGPWLCRWLKRRRTQKLQRKCAHCYLKDELETKHGAELCDNCKLRDWVSNYRLNDVDSFSLFNEFLEMVIQFSFTTIFVAAFPLAPLLALINNIIEIRLDAIKMVTLERRMVPKKTNDIGVWIDVLEAIGVLAVIANGLVIGVSSDFIPRLVYRYYYGPCSNGTVTDIDCMVGYINNTLSIARLDDQNIDNEFAADQMMTASGLNVSYCSYKDYRSNEDYSLTPQFWLILAVRFAFVILFEHVVVICKFIAAWFVPSAPMQVKNDRLFDKLNRLKEELRSFEA from the exons ATGGGAGTGGTGAGAGAGAACGGCAATGAACAGACATCCCTTCCTCCTGTG CTCACTCCACTATCATACGACTATGTCCTGGTTGCTAAAACAAGCGATAAGCAGGAGAGAGAGGCTTTCAAGAAGCAAACCGAATACATTGAAGAACTCAAAAAAAAGAACTTGAAAGTGACA AAAATTATAGATGACGATCTAGTCTTCTATGGGATTCAAGCGCCTAAAGAGATTTTCGAGAAGTACAGGTATCTACTCAAAGTGTCTGATGCCTGTAACTGGAGCTCGGATCAGAACATTGTGCCTCTCAGCACAAG GATAAGGATTGTCCACTTCATCTTGAATCACACCCCTATCCGTACAGGAG AGGGTCTGCGGGATCTCATGAAGCTGAAGGTTTTTGAGGCAAGGTTCTGCTTGCATGAG aaaaagaaacagcGAGAGCTGAAAGAGAGCTGGGCTCGATGGACAGCCTGTCTCCAAGGGCAACCCATAAATGCTGTCAG gaACTACTTTGGGGAGAAGGTGGCCTTGTACTACCTGTGGCTGGGCTGGTACACGTTTCTGCTCATCCCACCTGCTCTCATTGGGGTCATTGTCTTCCTTTATGGCCTTGCTTTCTTCAACAGCTCACCACTCAT AAAGGAGGTTTGTGAGGCGAACACAGTCATGTGTCCACTCTGTGACAAGAGATGCAAAGTGTGGCAGCTCTCCGACACCTGCACATATGCGAAG GTGAGCCTGCTGTTCGACAATAATGGCACAGTGCTCTTTGCGATGTTCATGGCAGTGTGGG CAACGCTGTTTTTGGAATTCTGGAAGAGACATCGAGCTTcttatgtgtgtgaatggaaaGTGTCTGATTGGTGTGAGGAGGAG GAGGAACTGATCCTGGAAATTGTGAACAATGCCAACTGTGAAcccaaaaaatataaacactcCTATCTGCGCAGCACTTTGGTTTTGATCTGCGTTACAGTTATG ATACTGGTGATCATTGGCCTGACACATGCGTTGGTGGTGTTCAGGGTGATCGCAGCAGTGCTCCTGACTGAAGGATCATGGGAGTTCCTCCGCAACCACTCCAACAGCGGAGCAATGATGCTGGGGGCCGTCTTCCATTacttcatcatcactgtcatgACACGG GTCAACAGGATCGTAGCCATGAAGCTCTGTGAAATAG AGAAAACAAGATCATTTGCTGCCACAGAGAAGAGTTTCACTGTCAAGATGTTCACCTTTCAATTCTTCACCTACTTCTCCTCGCTCTTCTACGTAGCCTTTTTCCTTGGCAG GATAAATGGCCATCCTGGTGGTTATGTGCGAATTGCAGGGAAATGGAGGTTAGAAGAA TGTCACCCTAGTGGATGTCTCACAGACCTGTTTATCCAAATGGCGATTATAATGGTTCTCAAGCAAACCATCAGCAATGTATTTGAGTTCACTGGCCC CTGGCTCTGCAGGTGGTTGAAGAGGAGAAGAACCCAGAAGCTACAGAGGAAATGTGCCCACTGCTACCTGAAAGATGAATTAGAGACCAAACATGGAGCTGAACTGTGTGACAACTGCAAGCTTCGAGACTGGGTCAGCAACTACCGCCTCAATGACGTGGACTCCTTCAGCCTATTCAATGAGTTTCTGGAAATGG tgATCCAGTTCAGCTTTACCACCATATTTGTGGCAGCATTTCCTCTTGCTCCTTTACTGGCCCTCATTAACAATATCATTGAGATACGCTTGGATGCAATTAAGATGGTCACTCTGGAGCGCAGAATGGTTCCCAAGAAAACCAACGACATTG GTGTGTGGATAGACGTGTTGGAGGCTATTGGTGTCTTAGCCGTCATTGCAAACGGGCTGGTTATTGGTGTATCTTCGGACTTCATCCCTCGGCTGGTGTACCGTTACTACTATGGCCCATGTAGTAATGGCACAGTAACAGATATTGA cTGCATGGTTGGTTACATCAACAACACCCTATCCATTGCCCGATTGGATGACCAGAACATAGACAACGAGTTTGCAGCTGATCAGATGATGACTGCTAGTGGCTTGAATGTCTCTTACTGCAG CTATAAAGACTACAGGAGCAATGAGGACTACAGTCTTACCCCACAGTTCTGGCTAATTTTAGCTGTGCGCTTTGCTTTTGTCATCTTGTTTGAG CACGTTGTCGTCATATGCAAGTTCATTGCAGCCTGGTTTGTTCCGAGCGCTCCCATGCAGGTCAAGAATGACAGACTCTTTGATAAACTCAACAGACTAAAAGAGGAGCTCAG GTCATTTGAAGCATGA
- the LOC137183148 gene encoding anoctamin-9 isoform X1, giving the protein MPVHRRQPSIELLEFMGVVRENGNEQTSLPPVLTPLSYDYVLVAKTSDKQEREAFKKQTEYIEELKKKNLKVTKIIDDDLVFYGIQAPKEIFEKYRYLLKVSDACNWSSDQNIVPLSTRIRIVHFILNHTPIRTGEGLRDLMKLKVFEARFCLHEKKKQRELKESWARWTACLQGQPINAVRNYFGEKVALYYLWLGWYTFLLIPPALIGVIVFLYGLAFFNSSPLIKEVCEANTVMCPLCDKRCKVWQLSDTCTYAKVSLLFDNNGTVLFAMFMAVWATLFLEFWKRHRASYVCEWKVSDWCEEEEELILEIVNNANCEPKKYKHSYLRSTLVLICVTVMILVIIGLTHALVVFRVIAAVLLTEGSWEFLRNHSNSGAMMLGAVFHYFIITVMTRVNRIVAMKLCEIEKTRSFAATEKSFTVKMFTFQFFTYFSSLFYVAFFLGRINGHPGGYVRIAGKWRLEECHPSGCLTDLFIQMAIIMVLKQTISNVFEFTGPWLCRWLKRRRTQKLQRKCAHCYLKDELETKHGAELCDNCKLRDWVSNYRLNDVDSFSLFNEFLEMVIQFSFTTIFVAAFPLAPLLALINNIIEIRLDAIKMVTLERRMVPKKTNDIGVWIDVLEAIGVLAVIANGLVIGVSSDFIPRLVYRYYYGPCSNGTVTDIDCMVGYINNTLSIARLDDQNIDNEFAADQMMTASGLNVSYCSYKDYRSNEDYSLTPQFWLILAVRFAFVILFEHVVVICKFIAAWFVPSAPMQVKNDRLFDKLNRLKEELRSFEA; this is encoded by the exons CCCAGTATTGAACTGCTGGAATTCATGGGAGTGGTGAGAGAGAACGGCAATGAACAGACATCCCTTCCTCCTGTG CTCACTCCACTATCATACGACTATGTCCTGGTTGCTAAAACAAGCGATAAGCAGGAGAGAGAGGCTTTCAAGAAGCAAACCGAATACATTGAAGAACTCAAAAAAAAGAACTTGAAAGTGACA AAAATTATAGATGACGATCTAGTCTTCTATGGGATTCAAGCGCCTAAAGAGATTTTCGAGAAGTACAGGTATCTACTCAAAGTGTCTGATGCCTGTAACTGGAGCTCGGATCAGAACATTGTGCCTCTCAGCACAAG GATAAGGATTGTCCACTTCATCTTGAATCACACCCCTATCCGTACAGGAG AGGGTCTGCGGGATCTCATGAAGCTGAAGGTTTTTGAGGCAAGGTTCTGCTTGCATGAG aaaaagaaacagcGAGAGCTGAAAGAGAGCTGGGCTCGATGGACAGCCTGTCTCCAAGGGCAACCCATAAATGCTGTCAG gaACTACTTTGGGGAGAAGGTGGCCTTGTACTACCTGTGGCTGGGCTGGTACACGTTTCTGCTCATCCCACCTGCTCTCATTGGGGTCATTGTCTTCCTTTATGGCCTTGCTTTCTTCAACAGCTCACCACTCAT AAAGGAGGTTTGTGAGGCGAACACAGTCATGTGTCCACTCTGTGACAAGAGATGCAAAGTGTGGCAGCTCTCCGACACCTGCACATATGCGAAG GTGAGCCTGCTGTTCGACAATAATGGCACAGTGCTCTTTGCGATGTTCATGGCAGTGTGGG CAACGCTGTTTTTGGAATTCTGGAAGAGACATCGAGCTTcttatgtgtgtgaatggaaaGTGTCTGATTGGTGTGAGGAGGAG GAGGAACTGATCCTGGAAATTGTGAACAATGCCAACTGTGAAcccaaaaaatataaacactcCTATCTGCGCAGCACTTTGGTTTTGATCTGCGTTACAGTTATG ATACTGGTGATCATTGGCCTGACACATGCGTTGGTGGTGTTCAGGGTGATCGCAGCAGTGCTCCTGACTGAAGGATCATGGGAGTTCCTCCGCAACCACTCCAACAGCGGAGCAATGATGCTGGGGGCCGTCTTCCATTacttcatcatcactgtcatgACACGG GTCAACAGGATCGTAGCCATGAAGCTCTGTGAAATAG AGAAAACAAGATCATTTGCTGCCACAGAGAAGAGTTTCACTGTCAAGATGTTCACCTTTCAATTCTTCACCTACTTCTCCTCGCTCTTCTACGTAGCCTTTTTCCTTGGCAG GATAAATGGCCATCCTGGTGGTTATGTGCGAATTGCAGGGAAATGGAGGTTAGAAGAA TGTCACCCTAGTGGATGTCTCACAGACCTGTTTATCCAAATGGCGATTATAATGGTTCTCAAGCAAACCATCAGCAATGTATTTGAGTTCACTGGCCC CTGGCTCTGCAGGTGGTTGAAGAGGAGAAGAACCCAGAAGCTACAGAGGAAATGTGCCCACTGCTACCTGAAAGATGAATTAGAGACCAAACATGGAGCTGAACTGTGTGACAACTGCAAGCTTCGAGACTGGGTCAGCAACTACCGCCTCAATGACGTGGACTCCTTCAGCCTATTCAATGAGTTTCTGGAAATGG tgATCCAGTTCAGCTTTACCACCATATTTGTGGCAGCATTTCCTCTTGCTCCTTTACTGGCCCTCATTAACAATATCATTGAGATACGCTTGGATGCAATTAAGATGGTCACTCTGGAGCGCAGAATGGTTCCCAAGAAAACCAACGACATTG GTGTGTGGATAGACGTGTTGGAGGCTATTGGTGTCTTAGCCGTCATTGCAAACGGGCTGGTTATTGGTGTATCTTCGGACTTCATCCCTCGGCTGGTGTACCGTTACTACTATGGCCCATGTAGTAATGGCACAGTAACAGATATTGA cTGCATGGTTGGTTACATCAACAACACCCTATCCATTGCCCGATTGGATGACCAGAACATAGACAACGAGTTTGCAGCTGATCAGATGATGACTGCTAGTGGCTTGAATGTCTCTTACTGCAG CTATAAAGACTACAGGAGCAATGAGGACTACAGTCTTACCCCACAGTTCTGGCTAATTTTAGCTGTGCGCTTTGCTTTTGTCATCTTGTTTGAG CACGTTGTCGTCATATGCAAGTTCATTGCAGCCTGGTTTGTTCCGAGCGCTCCCATGCAGGTCAAGAATGACAGACTCTTTGATAAACTCAACAGACTAAAAGAGGAGCTCAG GTCATTTGAAGCATGA